Genomic window (Rosa chinensis cultivar Old Blush chromosome 6, RchiOBHm-V2, whole genome shotgun sequence):
AAAGAAAAGGTGATGATAGAAAATGAGACTTACTATAGTAGTCCTTATCCATAGCCAGTATTAAACAAGGACTATTGGCGAGGGAACCAGTTCTTCATACCAAAATTAGCGTTTACAATAATCCAAGAcatatttttaccaaaatacaCTTTCatagttttctgtaatccaaaaatAGTCACTGTGTTTCTACTCCATCAGGATTCTAGTACTTGGACATCTTAATAGGAGAGACTCATGTTCAACTTCTTTACGATCGCCCCAGGTCTTTTCTCTTCGTCTTCTTTTCAACCCGATTCTGGTTTAGTAATCGCATCCTATATCTATTATCATAATTATGATAATATGATTAATATCTTCGTACTCTTGAAATCAGTAAGGTCACTCTCTTTGATTGTAAGTTCAATAATGCATCTCGAGATTATGGCTGTCTAGACTCCATAATTGAATGTGTTGCTGGTGTAGTTAGTTGCCTGGTCATTTTCTTTGGGATATCAAGGATTTATTCctggtttgtttttatttaataTCTTTTTCCTCAAATTTGGAACTTCATTGATTTGTAGAGTAGGTTTCTTGCTGTGTTTGATTCTGGCATGACAGTCTTGACAGCTAGGCCCCCATTTTTCTGTTTAAGAGTTGATGTTAGTGTATATATTGCTCACAATGTTactaattcatatatatatatagagaaccCAGGTGGATTTTTACAAAGTGGAAAGTCATTGCTTATAACTAACTATTTAAATCAAGCACCCGCGGTCTCTTCTCAGCTCACCAGTTTTCCTCCACCAAGCAATAATACCACTTTGCTCTATGGAAAGTTGACAGGCTTTATGTTGTCATGTGCGCAAATTGATGAAAACTATTAGCTGTGATCGATTCTATTCTATAGTCTGGTCCAGAATGATTCGGCTTGAAAATTTACACATGAATGGATGTAATATAAAAGTTGAACCATGAACAGAATATAAATGCTATAATTTCTGAACATAGAGTGTTTGTAAAAGATTCAATTACTCTCAAAACTTGATAAACTCGGGGAAAGATCCAATTATGAGTCTCACAATCAAGCAAAATGATTACAAGTTAATGGTACAACAAGAGTTACAGACATTCTATGAAATACTGAACCTATTAATTCCTTGACATACTTCTGTTCTAACAGAAGAAAGAATAAGATCAATGAATCTTAGAACTTCACTCCTTGTGGAAGTACAAAATATTTAACGGCCCCCTTGAAACATCCGCTGAGCCGTTTTCAGGGAACCAAGAATTGATGATGCTTTGTGATGGATTAATAAGAATTTCTACAGGCCACTTATCGACTAGCTTGAAACCAAATCGAGAAGCTGCTGATAGTATGGAAGGTTCATCTACTCGACGAAACATATGACACAGGATTAGGGCTGCTTGGTGATCCTTGTTGTTAGATGAAATCAACTCCTTTGCAGTTTGAAACAAGGGCAAAATAGCTTCAGGTATGTAAGTGACATCTGTGCCTAATATGATATCAAATCCTCCACTGTTAACTTGCTTGATGGCTTCTATATGGTCTTTATTTCCCCACTCTAATATTCTTGTAGTAAATTTGTCCGAAATTGGCTGTCTAAGATTTGACATGACATTTTCTGTCAGTAGGTCGAGTGCTTTTGTGTCTCCATCAGTGGCGAACACAAGGTCTGCAGATCCAGCAGCAATCATAGAGCAAATGCCTGCACAGCCAGACCCCAACTCCAACACCCGTTTCCCAGCAAAAATAGCTGGATTTCTTGCTAAAACAGGAGCCATAAACCGAGCTGATTCCCATAACATTAAACCAGTTGATTTGCAGGTGTGTTGGTACTCTTTGGATAGCACTTTGATTTTGAAAGTCCAACCTCCCAGCTCGAGCTCAATGACCTAAGAGGGGAAAGAATGCAAAAAGATAAGAATGCCTTGAACACACTTCAGCAAATTTAAGACTATTTCAgtgaaaaacaagaaaactctACCTCATTATCAACATCAGTCGAAGTTGGAAGACCAAACATTTCTGTTGCCACACCGTCGGACATGTCAACCTCCAAATCGTTTACAGGTTTCTTCAAGATGTTATTGTCAACATCCAGCTCCATTTTCCCTTGACCAGGATGGTCTATTCTGATTGCAGCTTCTGAGTTGGTGGTGGAGTTTGTACCATCTGAAAGGCAGAATACAGCTTGAACCCACCGCCTGGAATCAACAACAAGAATTAGAACTCCAGAGGACAACCAACATCTACATACAGAACACAATCTATTGAAGTAAGACTGTTTACCTATTCATCACCAACTCCCGCGACCGGTTCTCAACTTGTTTGCAGCACAGATCAAGTTCCTCAACATCAAAACCATTTTCTTTAAATAAGCTTGTCAAGAACTCATTAGAGAAGTAGAAAGCCCTCTGGAAAATGATAAGGGATCATTATCAATCATGTGAATTGAGAAAAAGTAGCTTTATGCATGAATATGTGCTAAAAACTTACAGTGCCATCACCCCTGGCATAAAAGTTTTCACTAATCTTTTGGTCCTTGCAATTTAATCTTTCCTGTCAATTGGACAGCAAGGCATCATAGAATGAAAATCTTGACAGCAATATGCTGGAACTGTGGAATAAGATCAATGTAAACCAAGAGCTTACTAAACAAATAGGAAAGAAGTGTTTGGGGATCAACCTGAGCAAGGTCACCAGTAGCATAATCGCGAAATAGCACACGACCATTTGGCTGAGGAAAAGAGAGAATTTGCTCAAATTTCATCAGATATGAAAAGGCATATAAATGTACTATCAAAAGAACTACTTGAATAACAACTGTACTTAAGAACATAAGAAATGCAAAATCTAACCCAACATACAGCTATAAAATTTCCAATATATAAGAGATGGAAGTACTCCTGCCACATACCTTGAGAATCTTTCTAATATTCTGCACTACCAGAGACATCTTCTCCGGAGATACTGCAGATAACACAAAAATCTGCTTAACAAGTCAGCAACATTACAAAATGGCGATTATGTGAAACTTAACCACACGAGCTGCTTGATTAGTAACTAATATTATCATTTATCAATCAAACTTGAAAAAATTGATGTCCTACATCTTCAATTCATTTACCATGGTTACAATATCTACTGAAGATGGAGATATCTGCTTGCTCAGATCGTCAATGGTCAAATCACAAACGAATGCATTAACTCTGGACTCTGTAAAATCTTTATGTTTCTGCAATAATAACAGAATACATTGTTGTTATGGCTCTTCAAAACCTAAATAAACTGAATTACTATTTAATTGTGCTATTTTATTGGTCGAACACAAAAACACTGTCAAACATATGTAATCAAACATCCTTTAAGATGTACAAGGAATCATTATACCTTAACCAAGTTAACAGCATTTGGTGAAAAATCACAAGCATGGACAAAAATGTCTACATATATCGCAACCAGTGGAAAAATAGTGTTTCCAGCTCCACAGCCAACCTGCATATCGAGAACAATAATCAATGATCCAGTACATAACAGCCTGATAGGAACATATACATCATTCCCTTACATAAACCAAGATAAATACTTTACCTCTAAAACAACTTTCTGCCCAGCTCCCTGATAGTTGAAAATAACCATTAGAAACACAAAATTGTTGGGTGAatacaaaaacaacaaaactgaATCTATGTATGTAACCAACTTAGTTCTTCACTCACAGAAAAGTATTGGCCCCATTCCTTGTCCAAGTAGTGCCGATCTTTAAAAAACTGACGAAAGAAAAAGCAGTTAAGATTGAATTAGCATTAGCCCGAATCACAAAAGCAACTGAAGTGTGTGGGATATGAGCAAGTGAGCATTCTCTGAAACATAAAACCAATTAAAAGTTGGTCTATCTTTACAGAATAGTAATCACTAGTGAAAGTAAACACAGACCCTATCTTGATGTCGCTTATAAAAGACATCCCAGTACTTCTTAGCCTCTCTTTCATACTTGTCTGCAAAACAAAATGGGATGCAGAAGAAAATTAAACACAAAAGTGAATAATACATATCAAAATCAAGAGAGAAAGAGACCAACCTCTCCAGAAGGGAGAGACAGTATCAGAGGTGGTGTAAATCTGTAATCTTGGGGTAGGTTGTTCTTGTTGTCCTGCTGAAGCTTCTTCCATACTGGAAGACATAGACTCCCAGGCTCTGCTGGAATAATACAGATAATTCATATCAGAAATCAATCTCAACTTGAAAATTCTATCAAAACAAACTGAATTTGAACAAAGTAATGCTGCTATAGAATCATCAATGACAATTTGATtgcatttattttttatcttacCTCCTATTGAAATTGAAGGTGCAGCAGACTAGCTTAGAGATCTGGCTTTTTGAGTAGCGCTTTAGGGTTTTAGTTCTGTCTCTTCGAGATTTGGGGGGGTTTATTTACTTTAACCCGCTATAATTACTATCTTAATACGCACCGTTCTGGGATTTGGTCCTAAATGAAACGCGGTCGGTAATATTCCCTTTTAACGGTTTTTCGTACCTTTCTCCCTTTCTGGTAAAGTTTCGGTTTTCTCTCcaactcttttcctttttcgTTTCTCTTTCTCTGCAGGCAACCCAGGCCTGAACCGCCCATAGAAATCAGTGTAGATTTGCGGTCAAAAGAACAAATAAAAGCGAAAACTACACCTTATTGAGGGTGTTGCACAAAATCAGTATACAAGTATTATTAACTGCTGCCGttttttctacaatcaaattgtttctttttttctctactCTGTAGCTGAAAATTTGGATACAATCTTTCAAACAAATAATTACaagcggaaaaaaaaatcagacccggttggaaattaaaaaggaaatgTGAATTGCTCTCACCTACACAATTAAACAGGGATGCTACAAAGTGTTCTATTGCATAAAAAGATGCTTCACACATCGCTCGGTCTTTCCTCTGTTTGTAAAGTTGCGCTTTTCGTTTCCTTTTCATCTATTTTCTCAACGTTCTCTTCCCTTTCGTCTGCACTGGTCTCATTAGTTTGTTCAACAACAGGTGTGACCCCGTTTTCAACCACGGGCATGTCACCATTCTCAGTTATGCTCTTTTCACTGTCATCTTTGTTCTCATCACCAACAGGTTTATCTTTGTTTTCCTCACCAACAGGTTTGGGAAGCCCTCTGGATGTAGAGACTGTCAATAGGCGGCCAATCCCATCGTATAAACTCTTTGCATCCATTACTAAAGCAGCTCCACCAGGGTAGCAGCGGCCAAAGCAATTTGCACAATGAGGGTAAGTAATCTACAAAAAGGTTCAGAAGATACATATGCTGTTAATGTTTACACATGCAAAGGTTACATGCAGTCCAAGTTAGTAATTATCGTACCTCAATGAAAGCCCAGCAAAGTGAGAGAAAAAGTCCAGACTCGTTATCTCTCAGTATTCTAGTTGTATTGTACCTCAGTAAAGAGTCAGCAACAGTCTGTAATcccttgattaactcttgagcAAGCACGTGCTTCAAACTTATGGGGGCACAGGGCCGGAGGTCATTCATCGCTGCAGAGACACCTAAAACCAAGAGAAGATATGTACATGAATGCCCGAAAGAAGAAGGATAAGCTTGCTTTACTTCCCTCATTGCACAAAGCATGGAAATAATTTAATTAGTATCCAGATAAAGGATATTACACCAACAGTAACTGTTTTGTTCAATTTGTTGTTGAGTTGAGTTAATTTAGGCAAATCGAAACCAACACTGGATACAAgatgaaattatgaaaatatcaGAGCACAAAAAGGCAATTTCTCAGTTTCATAAAATATTTAGCTTCAGAAAACTTATATAACACTTACCATTAACAAAAACAGCAAGAGGTGGATGTTCCATAAGATAAGATGGCGGAGTTACATCATCCAGACTTTCATCATTAACACTATTTGCTGGAAAACCAACTGCTGGTAGTGGGACCCAACGATGTGAATCCAAGACCAACTAGAATAAAGCAAAACATCGAGTCAAAACTCATTACCAAAAACTCGCAAAAGTTATCAAGGCAACATGTTGGTTGATGCAAACTGAAACTCGCAGACTAATGCAATTCAAATTCATCACCATTCACCTGAAAATTTTCAACTGCTGTACTCATATTTTTTGCAAACAAGTTGAGAACTGCCCTGAAAAGCAACCAAGTTCAATATTCAGAATATGTATGTTACTCATTTAAGATAAATATTCATCAAGAAAAAGGGGTAGAAGATCTTTACTCTTCAAAAAGTGATGGTAGCAGTCCCCGGAAATCTAGCCCAACCCAACCAAGCCCCATAGCACAATACTGTCGACaacaaaaaaagtaaaaaggttAGAATAAATTAGCAGAGCTTCTAGTATTCCTCTTAATTTTGAATGATGCAAGCAAGAGTAGCATTATCTAATTTCAAGAAAATTATATTCCtggatgaaaaaaataaaataaaaaaattgggatATCTTTTGCAGCATAAACATAAGCTAATCATGCAATTGCAGGCTTTGGTTCAATATACAATATGTAATTTAAGGAAGAAGTTGACTGAGTGACGATATTTTTGCAAATCATGGACCACTAGAAAACCAACTATATCCTAGTATGTATTTCCTTTAATTGCTTTACATTCCCAAAtgcaaaaatataacaaaagaaaCTCACCATGGATTGATCCAAAATGTTCGACAGTGATCCGCCTTCAGTTATTTTTGGAAGCATAATCTTCAGAGTCTTAAGGAGTGAGGTAATTTGATGCATAGACCAACTGAACAGAAGACCGCCATCATGATTTTCTTCATTGCCTGATGTATCATCAGAAAATATTGCTCTGTATTGATTGACAACATCAAATAGATGCTGTCTTTGGAAGTTAATCATCCCCTTCAGGTACTCATAAGCGTTCCTCTTGTCCAGATCCTCAAGAATTCCAGTAAGCCATGCTTGCCGACATCTCAGGAACTAAAACACAGAAAATTCAGGTTAGATACAAGCAACGAGATGCTCATTTCAACTGTTCTGCGCCAGATtaaaaaaatgtaaacaatacaaaaaaaatcctaatcCTTACCTGCAGACGCATTTCATACTCACTAAATACCCCTATTCTACGTAGATATCCAATAATGCGGAGACACTCAGGTAACTGCAATACACAAAGATTATTAGTAAATTCTACAATCCATGTAATAGACAAACCACATTACATAGCTGGTTGTGCATTATAATTTCACAATACCTGAATGTTTGAGCGAAGTTTCTGAAGAAGCTGAGAAAGAAGAGATTGGGTGGTCTGCCTGACTTCTGCAGCCAGAGCTTGTATAACGGGCAACCTTATAGAATAAAGGGGAAAAACAAAAAGgccaaaagaacaaagaaagctCAATTCATGGCCTTCACAAAGTTGACGGTTCAAATTACTATAAGTTGATAGAAGGCGCGGCAAGACTCACTTGGGGTGCATGGTTGAAAGCTTGCAAACAAACGTCTCTAAGTCAAGAGCTTCATCATAATTTCCATTCCTCACACATCTGCATAAACAGGGGAATGAATGAGGCTGGTCCTATACATTAATCAGTTGCCGTTAAAAAAATACAACATTTGAACTTAATAACCACGCTCCTATCACAAAGTTCAGCTCTAAACAATTCACCACTAATgattatgaattttgaagtcAGGGAAACCAAAAACCAACTCACTAGAATAAGCAAAAGAGATTCTAAGCCATAACAAGAACTCTATCCAAGTTCACTAAGATTATGAATGCATCAACAACTTTGCAGTTGGGCAAAGTAAATCCAAATCATGCAAATTGATAATGCCTAGCAAGGATTTCTACTATCAAGAGTAGCGAAACAAAATTCGTAAATTTCATTTGAAGCACATACGTATCCATAAGCTGCGGAATTTCAAGTAAGTCGAGCAATGTACTGTGATTCGCTAGCAATGTCtggttcatcttcctcttctccaaaATCTCTTCCGCCGATTCAACAAACTCAGTGCATCCACTCGTCAACTTTGGGATCTCCCCTATCTACCAAACCCAAATCCACACCAAAATCCATCACAAAACTAAAAAATCCAATCAAAAACCTAAACAAACCAGAGAGATAGTGAGAATCATTACCAGAGATTCAAGATGCTTGTCAATGGAGGACACTTCGTCTCGAATCACCAGCAACGCGTCCGAAGCGGCGATGAACGCTCGGTAATTCCCCACCGCCACCTCTTGCATTTGCCGCTGTATCCGCTCCGCATCGACCCGCAGAAGCTCCGGTTCCTGAAAAACCCGACCCGAGGCGAAAGTGAATACCGAGTTCGATTGGGCAAAACGAGCAATGcgaaagggaagagagagagatagagagcgaGAAGGGAACCTTGTGGAGGCGATCGAGGGTGAAGGAGAGGAGCTCGGAGACGTAAGGCTGCTGAGCGCCGGAGGCCAGAGGGAGGAGGCTGGCCACGGCGGACGAGGAGTCCTCGGCCGCATTTTCGGACTCCATCATCTGGAGCTCCGAATTCGGTTGGAGATTCGGATCGGACCCTCCGTTAGGGTTTTTGGGATGATGAAATCGGAGGGAAATGCAGATTGCAGATCTGGCAAACACTCAAGCTTTCTTGGCTTTCAGTTCAATGGTGCGTCTTAGTCGTTGAGGTGCCGCGATTCGGATCTGGATCAACCGTAAATGAGATTAGCTGTGTTTATTGGGCCCGGGCTACCCGCGTCGGCTGGACTGTGTGGCTGGGCCCTACTTCAGAATATACATGTATGCTCCTAAATCTACAAGACGTCAACCGTCTAACTGGGCCAAGTGGTTCGGTGAATGTACTAGATCTCCACACATGAACGTTAAAGATAAAGAACCCTCATGTCCTATGTTCGAACTCTGAGTTTGCTTAATTATAAACGTGGGATCAGGAGAGGGACTACAATGCCTTGTTGGTTGTTTGAGCTCCTAGCGGATTGGTTATTGAGCCAAGAAAGTTTTTGAGATACTGTGATCAATTCGAAAAGAGGGagtcaagaaaagaaaagaaaaatcttcAACCGTCTAGTTTGGTTAACATGCTAAAAATACAATCAGGTGACCAGTTTGATTGTATGTTAAGGGCAAGGGCGTAGCCAAGCCTAGGGCTACTTAGGCTGTAGCCCAAGGGAAAACTTGGGCCAAAATCTGCCAAGTAGGGGTATAATccaaataacaaaaaaaaaaaattatactaaTGCAATAATGTTGTAGGTCGACACTCGATAGTCGCCCTGCTCTCAGACTCTCCCGCTATCCCGCAACTGCTTCCACCTTCCAGCCTTCCAGTCGCAAAACCTGGCAGTCCGCCACCGAGCCACCTCCACTGCTCCATGCGGCCATGCCTGAGCCACCTCTACTGAGACTCCTTCAATCCCAGAATCCCAGGTAAATGACTGATTACCCATGTTTTAGACTTTTGGTTAATCTGAGAATTTAAGATTTGTAGTTCTGAGAATCTGAGATTTGTAGTGGCCAGTGGGAATGGGTTGTTGATGATGTTtgattgttttggacttttggtgtTTGTCCGTGAGGTCAGTGAGGAGGCATCTCTCTGACCTTATCTagctttttgagttttgatccTCGAAAATGAAAATGCAACCGTGATGTC
Coding sequences:
- the LOC112170498 gene encoding conserved oligomeric Golgi complex subunit 8, with translation MMESENAAEDSSSAVASLLPLASGAQQPYVSELLSFTLDRLHKEPELLRVDAERIQRQMQEVAVGNYRAFIAASDALLVIRDEVSSIDKHLESLIGEIPKLTSGCTEFVESAEEILEKRKMNQTLLANHSTLLDLLEIPQLMDTCVRNGNYDEALDLETFVCKLSTMHPKLPVIQALAAEVRQTTQSLLSQLLQKLRSNIQLPECLRIIGYLRRIGVFSEYEMRLQFLRCRQAWLTGILEDLDKRNAYEYLKGMINFQRQHLFDVVNQYRAIFSDDTSGNEENHDGGLLFSWSMHQITSLLKTLKIMLPKITEGGSLSNILDQSMYCAMGLGWVGLDFRGLLPSLFEEAVLNLFAKNMSTAVENFQLVLDSHRWVPLPAVGFPANSVNDESLDDVTPPSYLMEHPPLAVFVNGVSAAMNDLRPCAPISLKHVLAQELIKGLQTVADSLLRYNTTRILRDNESGLFLSLCWAFIEITYPHCANCFGRCYPGGAALVMDAKSLYDGIGRLLTVSTSRGLPKPVGEENKDKPVGDENKDDSEKSITENGDMPVVENGVTPVVEQTNETSADEREENVEKIDEKETKSATLQTEERPSDV
- the LOC112170499 gene encoding uncharacterized protein LOC112170499, which translates into the protein MSSSMEEASAGQQEQPTPRLQIYTTSDTVSPFWRDKYEREAKKYWDVFYKRHQDRFFKDRHYLDKEWGQYFSGAGQKVVLEVGCGAGNTIFPLVAIYVDIFVHACDFSPNAVNLVKKHKDFTESRVNAFVCDLTIDDLSKQISPSSVDIVTMIFVLSAVSPEKMSLVVQNIRKILKPNGRVLFRDYATGDLAQERLNCKDQKISENFYARGDGTRAFYFSNEFLTSLFKENGFDVEELDLCCKQVENRSRELVMNRRWVQAVFCLSDGTNSTTNSEAAIRIDHPGQGKMELDVDNNILKKPVNDLEVDMSDGVATEMFGLPTSTDVDNEVIELELGGWTFKIKVLSKEYQHTCKSTGLMLWESARFMAPVLARNPAIFAGKRVLELGSGCAGICSMIAAGSADLVFATDGDTKALDLLTENVMSNLRQPISDKFTTRILEWGNKDHIEAIKQVNSGGFDIILGTDVTYIPEAILPLFQTAKELISSNNKDHQAALILCHMFRRVDEPSILSAASRFGFKLVDKWPVEILINPSQSIINSWFPENGSADVSRGPLNILYFHKE